The Huiozyma naganishii CBS 8797 chromosome 1, complete genome genome window below encodes:
- the MRK1 gene encoding putative serine/threonine protein kinase MRK1 (similar to Saccharomyces cerevisiae MRK1 (YDL079C) and RIM11 (YMR139W); ancestral locus Anc_2.391) — protein MLTMAHKTGSNNDFTNVELVYKQVYYGHPDINNNYNNATNGDANGGLHDDDSPNTQQQHQEQQRHGNEPIQISFPTTEVIGHGSFGVVFTTTIQETQELVAIKKVLQDKRFKNRELEIMKLLQHPNIIDLKYFFYEKDDQDEVYLNLILDYVPQSLYQRLRHFVHQRTSMPRLEIKFYMYQLFKALNYLHNSANVCHRDIKPQNLLVDPDTWCLKLCDFGSAKQLKPTEPNVSYICSRYYRAPELIFGATNYTNQIDIWSSGCVMAELLLGQPMFPGESGIDQLVEIIKILGTPSKPEICAMNPNYMEHKFPQIKPIPLTKVFKKEDELTVDLLTNVLQYNPVDRLTPLQTLCAPYYDEIRFSDGGKIKEMVHDLKLLEFNDHVELGYLNQEELAAVKQRLNPRGE, from the coding sequence ATGCTGACCATGGCCCACAAGACAGGAAGCAACAACGATTTTACTAACGTAGAACTAGTTTACAAACAAGTTTATTATGGCCATCCCGACATAAATAATAACTATAATAATGCCACCAATGGGGACGCGAACGGTGGTTTGCATGATGATGACAGTCCGAatacacaacaacaacatcaagaacagCAGAGGCATGGTAACGAACCGATCCAAATATCGTTCCCCACTACAGAGGTTATAGGGCACGGCTCCTTCGGCGTGGTGTTCACGACAACGATACAGGAAACGCAGGAGTTGGTAGCGATcaaaaaagttttgcaGGACAAAAGATTCAAAAACAGAGAGTTGGAGATCATGAAACTGTTACAACACCCAAATATCATCGACTTGAAGTACTTTTTCTACGAAAAGGACGACCAAGACGAAGTGTACTTGAACCTGATCCTAGACTACGTGCCACAATCCCTGTACCAGCGGCTGAGACACTTCGTGCACCAGAGGACTTCGATGCCCCGTCTGGAGATCAAGTTCTACATGTACCAACTATTCAAAGCACTAAACTACCTGCATAACAGTGCCAACGTGTGTCACAGAGACATAAAACCACAAAACTTGCTCGTAGATCCAGATACCTGGTGTCTCAAACTGTGCGATTTCGGCAGTGCAAAACAACTGAAACCAACAGAACCAAACGTCTCCTATATCTGTTCTAGGTACTACAGGGCTCCAGAACTCATATTTGGGGCCACAAATTATACCAACCAGATAGATATATGGTCGTCAGGATGTGTGATGGCAGAATTGCTCTTGGGGCAACCCATGTTCCCGGGGGAGAGTGGGATCGACCAACTGGTGGAGATCATAAAAATCCTGGGGACTCCCTCGAAACCAGAGATTTGTGCTATGAACCCAAACTATATGGAACACAAGTTCCCGCAGATTAAACCCATCCCGCTGACGAAagtcttcaagaaggaggatGAGCTGACGGTGGACCTGCTAACTAACGTGCTGCAGTACAACCCAGTGGACAGACTCACCCCACTACAAACGCTCTGCGCACCGTACTACGATGAAATTAGGTTCAGCGATGGTGGGAAGATAAAGGAGATGGTACACGATCTGAAATTGCTAGAATTCAACGACCATGTGGAACTAGGGTATTTAAATCAAGAGGAACTTGCCGCTGTGAAGCAGAGATTGAACCCAAGAGGCGAATGA